The following nucleotide sequence is from Thermostaphylospora chromogena.
GTCACTCCATCGTGTCCCAGGGGGTTGCGGCTCGAAGGAGCCGTCTTCAGCCTAGGAACGCCGTTTACGCAGGCCAAGCGCGTTGATTGGCGCATCTGCGCAAAAAAATTGCGTTGTTCACGGGATTCGCGACGGTCCGTTGATGAGCCGGGAGAGCACGATGGCGCTCTTGGTGCGGACGACGAACGGCTCGGCCGCGATCCGCTCGATGACCCGCTCCACGTGGCTCACGTCCGTGGCCTGGATGTGCACCAGCGCATCCGCCTCCCCGGTCACCGTGCACGCCGAGACCACCTCGGGATGCCGCCCCACGGCTGTCGCGATCTGGGCGGGCGATGTCTTCCCCCGGCAGTACAGCTCCACGTACGCCTCGGTCGTCCACCCCAGCACGCGGGGCTCCACCCGGGCGGAGAACCCCGTGATCGCCCCGGTGGCGCGCAGGCGGTCCACCCGGCGCTTGACCGCCGAAGCCGACAGGCCCACCCGCTGGCCGATCTCGGCGTAGGTGGCGCGGGCGTCGTCGATGAGCGCCCCGATGATGGCTCGATCCAGCCGATCCAACTCCACCCTGCTGTATTAGCGGATGAGGGGGCCGCGTGGGAAACGCGACCCCCTCCCGGGCGTGTACGGCGCGGCGGCCCCGTCAGTTCGGGTCCGCGTCGCCCGCTTCCTGCTCCTGGGCCTCCTCCGGCGACTGCTCCAGGTCGTCGCTCGCCGACGCGTTGGCCGACTCCTTGTCCAGCCGCACCCAGCTCGTGATGCTCTCGGACGCGAACAGCACCCCCAGGTAGACGGTGAGGGCGGCGACCGTCCACGTGGCCGCGCCGAGCGCCGCGCCCGCGCAGATCACCAGCAGCCGCAGCTCCCAGCCCAGCCCGGCCAGGAACACCCACCGCGGCGGCCAGATGCGCTGCCGGGTGCGGTAGACGGTGTCGTAGGTGTGGTAGCCGACCACGTACAGCAGCACGAACAGCAGCCACTTCGGTACGTCCGCGGCCAGCCCCACGAACAGGATCGCCAGGAACTCCGCGCCCCGGATCAGCGGCGGCACCAGCCAGTCGAACCGGCTCAGGTGGTCGCGGGCCGCGGTGGGCAGCACGAAGACGAGCATCGCCAGCGCCGGCGTGAGCATGACC
It contains:
- a CDS encoding Lrp/AsnC family transcriptional regulator translates to MELDRLDRAIIGALIDDARATYAEIGQRVGLSASAVKRRVDRLRATGAITGFSARVEPRVLGWTTEAYVELYCRGKTSPAQIATAVGRHPEVVSACTVTGEADALVHIQATDVSHVERVIERIAAEPFVVRTKSAIVLSRLINGPSRIP
- a CDS encoding DUF5941 domain-containing protein; its protein translation is MITHPQPTVPSTIPDPDEERRRVQTARLLAYRDDGPLVSALRGLVGPGLPTVLGTPLALAAVAAIGLSGMLTSGSGAVMLTPALAMLVFVLPTAARDHLSRFDWLVPPLIRGAEFLAILFVGLAADVPKWLLFVLLYVVGYHTYDTVYRTRQRIWPPRWVFLAGLGWELRLLVICAGAALGAATWTVAALTVYLGVLFASESITSWVRLDKESANASASDDLEQSPEEAQEQEAGDADPN